The Chrysoperla carnea chromosome X, inChrCarn1.1, whole genome shotgun sequence genome includes a region encoding these proteins:
- the LOC123302965 gene encoding zinc finger protein 544-like, translating to MANNSLHKLNAEFVKCESLDESNEIQEVHGNNTLENTRIKNEIQEQNASKLEHERSENEIPEKSSASTKQKVIREYKCEVCNKIFGNSSNLCKHRVVHSGQKPFACDVCKKGFTTASNLSKHRRIHTGERPFVCERAHTGEKPFSCDVCGKSSSNKSDLAKHKRIHTKEKKLYACDFCDETFEDQRRLTSHNKRRAKDPLDKDRKEPFSCGTCGFRTCDWDSLIKHNQTHSEQNTKDSFDPDQEESLFSCIICGKKSSDQVSFVRHNQTHIGEIITKPLIEKNRICVIPSAD from the exons atggcAAATAATTCATTACATAAACTGAATGCAGAATTCGTGAAATGCGAAAGCTTAGACGAAAGTAATGAAATACAAGAAGTTCATGGAAATAATACATTGGAAAATACACGAATTAAGAATGAAATTCAAGAACAAAATGCAAGTAAATTGGAACATGAGCGAAGTGAAAATGAAATACCAGAAAAGAGTAGTGCTAgcacaaaacaaaaagtaattcgTGAATACAAATGTgaagtttgtaataaaatatttggtaacTCAAGTAATTTGTGTAAACATAGAGTGGTCCATAGTGGACAAAAACCGTTTGCGTGTGATGTCTGTAAAAAAGGATTTACTACAGCCAGTAATTTGTCTAAACATAGACGGATTCACACTGGAGAAAGACCATTTGTATGCGag aGGGCTCATACtggggaaaaaccattttcttgtgatgtTTGTGGAAAATCATCGAGCAACAAAAGTGATTTAGCTAAACACAAACGGATTCataccaaagaaaaaaaattatacgcaTGTGATTTTTGTGATGAAACATTCGAGGATCAAAGACGTTTAACAAGCCATAACAAACGAAGAGCCAAAGATCCTCTGGACAAGGATCGAAAAGAACCATTTTCATGTGGTACTTGTGGATTCAGAACATGTGATTGGGAcagtttaattaaacataatcaAACGCACAGTGAACAAAATACTAAAGACTCTTTCGACCCAGATCAAGAAGAATCACTATTTTCATGCAttatttgtggaaaaaaatcatCTGATCAAGTTAGTTTTGTTCGACATAATCAGACTCACATCGGAGAAATTATTACCAAAccattgattgaaaaaaatcgaatttgcGTAATTCCAAGTGCGGATTAA